The genomic interval TTATTTTCCTTAGCGCATCCGTCTTGGCGATATCGCGTTATGGTGCGACATGCTGTGGACAGATAGGTCGCGGGTCGGCGATAAGCATTCATCTGCGTCGTTACAGCAAGGTGCTGCTCGTCGACGTACACGAGTACGACTCCTTCACAACCCTTTGCTGCGCCTAGCATCTGAATACTTCTCGTCAACCGGCAATCTATCTTCGTACTAGTTTATAAGTGGAATGGGATTCGATGTAGCATATTCATCTATATGTATAGTTTTATTTTACCTATAATTTTTGCGTTGTCGCACTAAGATTTTACTTATAAATTTCTTAATGTAGCATGTATTATATAAATTGTCCTTTTGTCATCGACACAAAAGGACCAAAAAGTCTAGGCCTCAAACCTCCAAAATACTTGAAAAAAGATCAACTTACTAAAATCCTCAACTCGCTTCGCTCAGACAAACGGATTTTTAACGTAAGGTGATCTTTTTTCATCCTTCGGAACGTATTTTTCCGGGAAAGGCCAAGTACGAAAACATTAGGGATACTGTAATTTTACTGCATCATCCCATTTTTTCGTATAAAGTATAAAAAAATTTAGAACAATGTTTTATAATAAATAAAAAGGGTTTTATGTTTCTTGGGGGGATTTTATGTGCGGAAATAGATTGACTAGAATTGATGCAAATTTGGAAGTTTTTAAAATAGCCTTTGCAGCTGGAGTATCATGGATGCTGGCTTCATCTGTTACTGCGAATCCGTATCCAATTTTTGCGCCGTTGGCGGCAATTTTAACAATGCAGGTAACAATAGCCGATTCGGTAGAAAAAGGTGTATATCGGGTATTGGGCGTCATATTTGGTGTGACGATCGGTGGATTTTCCGGCTCATATTTTGAAGTGAATGCTTGGAGTATTTTTTTTACGATTGGAATGGGCATTGCGATCGGCAGAGTGTTTCGTTTAAATTCACAAATTATATCACAAATTGGTGTAAGTACATTGCTGGTATTAGAGTATGGCCGAAGTCAAGGCTATATGATTGGACGAATTGAAGAAACGATGATTGGTGCCGGTGTTGCAGTTGCTTTAAATATTATCTTTAGTGCGGGTAAATCTAGTGTGAAAGTGAAAAAAACAGTGATACATGCAGTTGCGCGGTTGAAAAACCTATTAGAAATTTTGCAAACAGCAGAGACGACGGAAAACTTGTCTTTCGGACTATATGAAGCTAGGCAATATGTACAATGCATTCGAAAAGATCATGTTAATATTATGCAAGTGATACAAAGCTATCGCTATACGCCGTTTCATCGTGAAGAACGCGAAAAGATTATAGAATATTCTTTGATGATGAATCGATTAGAACATATCAGTTTTCAAATTCGGGGTATTGCGCGAAGTTTAGTAGATTTATCCGAGGCAAAAAATGAATGGAAACAATTTAGTCCGGTAATACATGACGTACAAATCTGTTTGAATATTTTTACGCGCTCTATTGAAGAAGAAAATAATAACCTGTTTCGTGCGGCTTTGATTATGGCAGTCCGAGAAACACGATTGAATTTTTCTCATTGTTTTCTATCCATTCAGAAGGCATACGAAGTTCCTGTTCCAGAGGTAGGGGCAATTTTCTCTGATTTAGGGCGGATTTTAGATGAGCTGGAAGATAAATTTCCAGATTTGAATGAAAAAGATACGCTGTTTAGAAGACAGTTATTGAAAATTGGCAGTGCTTCTGATGAATAAAGCGTTCTACGCAGTCATTTTTGATATTTCAATCTCATTAATTCTGTAAATTCTTCTATACGATCAAGGGCTTCCTGTGGAAGATCATAAGGGGCAGAAGTTTCTTTTAGTATATTGCTGCGAGGAATATTTGTGCGACCTAAAAGGTAATCAATGCTGACGTCAAATAAATCGGCAAGCTTAATCAGCGTTGCCGAGTCTGGATCACGTTCACAACGTTCATATAAACTATAAGCTTGGGTTGTTTTATTAATGTATTTTGCAACATCTTTTTGAGTTAAATTCTTACTGAGTCGTAAATCTTTTAAACGCATTGCAATCCTCCTTTTTAAAATATTATATAAACAAAATGTTGATAATTGAATTGAAATCAACAATAAATTGATAAAAAGATTGACGTTCAACATTTTGTTGATTACAATTAAAGTGATAAATCCACAAAATGTTGAATCATAGGAGGCGTAGACGATGAATGTTTTTGAAAGCATTACCGATCATTTGAGAGATATACATAATGAAACTGATTTAAAAAATTTAGAGAAAATAGCAAAACATTATGATTTGGCAAATCTAGAGAATCATACAATAGAGAGTGAATTAGAGCTAAATTTATCTAAAGAAGAGATGAAAATGGTACGTAAATTATGCGATAACTGTTTGACAAAAGAAGTCGTAGCAGAAAGGATTTATTATAATCAGGGGTTTTCCGATGCAATGCGTTTGATTATACATGCTTTAGTTTGGAAACCTGTTCAAAAATAGCTTAAAAAATATATGGTGCAACGATATAGTATCTAGAGCCCTATTTTGTATGAATGCTTTGCATTCATTTTTTTTATGATTTTTGCAAGTTTGTATAAGCCTGTTTTTAAATCGCAAATATCTGCGTAGGCATAAGATATTCTTAAGTGATGATTTGACAAATTGTCATAGATACTTCCTGGATTGATCAGAAGATGTTCTGCCAATGCATTTTTGAATAATTGCTGCATTGCAATCGGTTCTATGAGTGTGATCCAGATGTAAAATCCACCTTTTGGTATAATCCAAGTAGCAATATCTTTAAAATGCTGATCTAAAACTTGGACAACAGTAAGACGTCGTAAGAGAAGCTCTTGGCGAAGCTTTTGTAAATGAGTTTCATGGCAGCCGGTTGCAAACCATTCCGCAGCCGTCCATTGCGATAAGCAGCTTGACCCATAATCATTTTGCATTTTGATATCGGCTAGCTTTTCTATAATGGGTTCAGGTCCCACGATCCAGCCGATTCGAAGTCCGGGGCTAACTGCTTTGGATAGACTGTCAATATAGAGTACATTGCCGGTTGTATCCAATGCTTTTAAAGGAGGCGGAGGCGGTTTCTCTAGCCATAGATCTCGATAGACATCATCTTCCAGGATCGGCAGCTGTGCTGTCTGGCAGGCAGAGAGTAGTTTTTGACGTCGGTTTTCTCCCATTAATATTCCCGTTGGATTATGGAATGTTGGTATCGTGTAGAGGAGGGAATGATATTTATATTTCTGCTGGTGTAAAAAAGCTTCTATTTGTATACCGTCATCATCCATCGGAAGTTCGGAGAAGTTTAGATTCATGGACTGAAATAATTTTAATGACATCAGATACGAAGGTTTTTCTACATAAATATTGGCTTTATTAGGCAATAAACCAAAGCAAATTAATTGCAATGCTTGCAAAGCGCCGGAGACAATCATGATGGAAGCAGGGGAGGCTGTAATCCCAAATTTTTTGAGATGCTGGCTGATTTGTTGGCGGAGGTAGTATAACCCTTTTGGTTCTTCATAACCGAATGATTGTATTTTATGGGGAAGCGTTTTTAAGATTTTATTTAGCTGCGCAGTAGGCAGTAGGTTTGGAGAAATTTCGCCTGTGCCAAGACGTGTAAGTGTTTCGTCAAATTCTAATCGATTGATTTCCTGGATAAATGGCAAATTCGGCAAATAAAATCCCGTATGAACGTAAGCATTCCAATTTACCTTTTTTGTTGCGGTGAATAATGACCAAGTATTGTTGGCAACCCATATACCACTGCCTACTCTACTTTGCAGCAAACCCTCTGCAATCAGTTCGTCAAGGGCAATACGTATCGTACTGCGGTTAACTCTTAATTTGTCGGCAAGTTCACGCTGAGGCGGCAATTTGCTGTGAACAGTCCACTGTCCGGTATGAATTTTATTTTTGATATAGAAAAAGATCTGCTTGTATACAGGAATCGGATCTTTTTTATTTGGCTGCCAATCAATGGTTAACATGTTGCCACCTCCAAGTATTTCTTTATTATATCAAATTGGTTGGTATAAAAACAAACCAATTGGCTGGCGACAAGGTAAGCATATATTTTTATAATTTGTTGTATAAGAAAATGACAGGTGGTATTTTTATGACAGCATTTATACATGGTATATGTTTGGCAATTGGTTTAATTTTACCTTTAGGTGTGCAAAATTTATTCATTTTTCAGCAAGGTGTGGTGCAGCCGCGATTTCGCTATGTATTGCCAGCGGTGCTTACAGCAGCCCTTTGTGATACCTTATTAATTTTATGTGCAGTTCATGGTGTATCTATGTTCTTATTTAAGTTTTCCATGTTGAAATTGATTACGATTGGTGCAGGTGTTATCGTTTTATTTTATATGGGATACTTGACCTGGCAAAGTAATGCAACGCGCAGTTCATTTCAGTGTATGCAGGCTTTTTCAACAAAGAAACAAATTGCATTCGCTATATCAGTATCGTTTCTGAATCCAAATGCCATTTTTGATATTCTTGGTGTTATTGGGGCCAGTTCAGCGCAATATGAAGGTTCGGAGAAAATGATTTTTGCAACAGCGTGCGTGCTGGTATCCTGGATTTGGTTTTTCAGTTTAGCGATCATCGGCAGATTGTTAGGTGAATATAAAAATATAGATCGGCTGATGGTTTTACTCAATAAAATATCAGCAGTTCTTATTTGGGGTATGGCACTTGTTCTTTTATATAGTCTAAAAGACTCGTTCTAAGGGTATAGCTTTACACATAAAATGTATAGTCGATAGTTTTATAGGAGGGCGGTTTATGTATAAAGCGAAAGATTATAGTTATCTGATTGGTATGCAGGGGTTTAGCAATAAATTAATAAAAACACATCTTACTTTATATCAAGGGTATGTGAAAAATACAAACAAGATGATTGAGGAACTTTGCAATATGGAGGATCAAAGCAGCAATTGTTTCGCTGAACTGAAAAGAAGATTTGGTTGGGAATTTTCCGGGATGCGGCTGCATGAATATTATTTTGGAAATTTAGGTTGTCATGAGTTGGGAAAGGAACATGATCAATTTTTAAAGTGGCTGTGTAAATTTTTTGGCAGTTTTGATCGATGGTATGATGATTTTGTAAAAATGGGACAAATACGAGGAATCGGATGGGTTATTTTAACTAGAGACAATCATACAGGCCGTTTATTCAACTGCTGGATTGGTGAGCATGATAAAGGCTTTTTAGCAGGGTGTCAGCCTTTACTGGTTATGGATGTATGGGAACATGCGTATCTATGTGATTATGGATTAAATCGTAAAGGGTATATTGATGCATTTTTCCATAATCTCAATTGGAGTATGGTGATGGAGAGATTTGAACATATTGGAATATAGTGAATGATAGTCAATGCACATTTCGTAATCCCAGGATGAAGAAAGAAATAAAATGGCGTTGTTTTGACAAGCGTAAGGCGATTTGCTATAATATCTTAGGTAATTCATACTTGTGCGTCTATAGCTCAGGTGGATAGAGCAGTAGTTTCCTAAACTGCGTGCCGCTGGTTCGAATCCAGCTAGGCGCACCATGCACATAAACTAGCCTTCTGAGGATTCTCAGAGGGTTTTTTGCTTATCAGCTTAAATTTAACGTATTGTGGTGAATGGAGGACATCAATGAAAGATGTACATGATCAACGAAGAAAGAAATTGACGCGAGGGGCATTACTTTTAGCTATTGCAATATGTTTTCAGGGGATACGTTTGATCTTTCCATTGCCGCCGCTTGTAGGTATGTTCATTATTGGCAGCTTAGTGAATATGACGCTGGCAGTAGCTGTACGATATGCAGGTGTTCTGCCGGCCGTGCTGATTGCTTGTTTACTCCCTGTTATCGGATTTTTTCAAGGCCAATTGGCGATTCCACTGTTAATACCGCTCGTTGCAATAGGGAATGTAGTTTTTATTTTAGTCTGTTATAAATTTTGGAAAAAGCGTATTTTGTGGTTGTCACCATTTCTTAAAATGATGACGCTTTATCTAGGTGCTTTATTCATCATAAGTTTTTTTGCCATTCCGGTTAAACTTGCAGCCTTAGTACTTATGATGATGGGGTGGCCGCAGCTGGTTACAGCGCTGATCGGTTTGGTACTTGCCCGGCAGTTAGTCGGGAAACTATTTTTGTTTGAGGAACGATGAGCCTATATAAGAAAATAGCCTATCAAAGTCAGCAAATTATGCTGCTTTTGATAGGCTATTTTTATTATGTGCTATTCGTGTAATTCTTTATAATTTGGTGCGAGTGATAAAGTATCATTATTTTTAAAAACATCTATGACAAATTGCTGAAATTTTTTGGCGGCAGGAGAAAGAAATTTATTTGTATTCCATGCCATTCCGAGGGGTCTGGCACAGGTTGGGTAAGCAACAGGAATAAAAACGATATTTAAATGTTCTAGTCCAGGAATGTGAGGAATCAATGCTACCCCTAAATTTGCATCTACCAGCCCGGCCACCGTCATAATTTCATCGCCTTCAAATGTAATTTTTGGACGAATTGAAGCAGTCTCAAAAAATTGATCGGCAAGCAGGCGAAGTCCGTACATTGGTTTGAACGTAATAAATGGCTCATGCGCGATTTCTGAGAGATGAATGCTTTTACGTTTTGCTAAATGATGTTTTTCTGGGACAACGACGAACAATTCTTCCGCGCATAAAGAAAACCAACCTAACGTTTCTGTTGTCATCAAAGTAGAACATAAACAAAGATCAATATCGCCGTCGATTAATTGTGATGTAAGTAACGCAGAGTTGTTTTGGTTGAGGCTGAATTGTATTTTAGGATATTGTTTTCTGAATTTGCTTAGTAGTACCGGAATAAGATAGTTACCAAGAGAATGGAGAAAGGATAAATTTACAACACCTTGATCCGGCTCAGAAAGGTTAGCAAGTGCCTGTTTTCCATTGGCGATTTCTTGTAAGGCACGTTCTACATGTATGAGAAAAGTTTGCCCATATTGTGTTAATTTAATTGTTTTTCCTACTCTATCAAATAGCGGGACGCCTAGCTCATTTTCCAATTTGGCAATTGAACGGCTAAGAGCAGGCTGCGAGACAGAGATACTTTGTGCTGCTTGTGTAAAATGATTAATATGAGCAAGTGTCTTAAAATACTCTAGCTGATTTAATTCCATGTGTATCACTCCTTAGGTAGTGTATATCATAACACACTTAAAAATAAATATCGTTAATTAAGAGTATAAAATATATGCAAATTAATTATTGAAATGATAATCAATGTGAATATACACTGTTTACATAATCATACTATAATTTGACACGTAAAGGGTTGAGAGATTATTCCTATTTTAGATATAAACGAAATGCATATCTATTATAACAATAATACATGATTCTTCTTATATAATAAATAGAAAATTCGAAAATTTAGGACATACCAGGATAAATTTCTTTAAATAAAATATTTTGATAGGTATTCTTAATTGATGAATGAAGTTTGTATTAAAAATAATAATAACATGAGACTTGTATATGAGGATGGATAGCCTAAGGGTTTATTGTTATGTGCTTTATGGGGAAGTTATTCACAGCTTAAAATGTTTTAAGAAAATGCTTTAGAGACGAGACTTTGTAGTGCATGTAGCATAAGATGCAGTTACGACATTAAAATGATTATGATAATGCATTTGACGTATAAATCTTCTAGATTTATGATATAGTTTAGGTAATATAGGAGATGAAATAAATGCGTACGTATATAACAAGGAATTCCCCCAATTACTGGCGAGCGATTATTACTCTTTTTCTAGGAAGTGTTGCTGCTTTTGGTGCAGAGTATTGTTTGCAGCCAATTATACCAGTATTGGCAGAAACATTCAATTTGATGCCAGCCACGGCGAGTTTAGCAATGAGTTTTGGAACAGGCGGGATGGCGTTTTCAATGATTGGAATTGCCAGCGTTGCAAAACGTTTAGAACGAAAAAAGGTGATGACCATTGCCGTTATGATTGCTGCATTGTTAGCAATTGGTATGGCGATTAGCACAAGCTTTCATTTGATTTTGGGGTTGAGATTGGTACAAGGAATTTTGTTAGCAGGTTTTCCTGCTCTGGCAATTGCTTATATTAATGAAGAATTTGATCCTAAAATTATTGGTTCC from Massilibacillus massiliensis carries:
- a CDS encoding LysE/ArgO family amino acid transporter, whose translation is MTAFIHGICLAIGLILPLGVQNLFIFQQGVVQPRFRYVLPAVLTAALCDTLLILCAVHGVSMFLFKFSMLKLITIGAGVIVLFYMGYLTWQSNATRSSFQCMQAFSTKKQIAFAISVSFLNPNAIFDILGVIGASSAQYEGSEKMIFATACVLVSWIWFFSLAIIGRLLGEYKNIDRLMVLLNKISAVLIWGMALVLLYSLKDSF
- a CDS encoding helix-turn-helix domain-containing protein, which translates into the protein MRLKDLRLSKNLTQKDVAKYINKTTQAYSLYERCERDPDSATLIKLADLFDVSIDYLLGRTNIPRSNILKETSAPYDLPQEALDRIEEFTELMRLKYQK
- a CDS encoding superoxide dismutase, with product MYKAKDYSYLIGMQGFSNKLIKTHLTLYQGYVKNTNKMIEELCNMEDQSSNCFAELKRRFGWEFSGMRLHEYYFGNLGCHELGKEHDQFLKWLCKFFGSFDRWYDDFVKMGQIRGIGWVILTRDNHTGRLFNCWIGEHDKGFLAGCQPLLVMDVWEHAYLCDYGLNRKGYIDAFFHNLNWSMVMERFEHIGI
- a CDS encoding FUSC family protein — protein: MCGNRLTRIDANLEVFKIAFAAGVSWMLASSVTANPYPIFAPLAAILTMQVTIADSVEKGVYRVLGVIFGVTIGGFSGSYFEVNAWSIFFTIGMGIAIGRVFRLNSQIISQIGVSTLLVLEYGRSQGYMIGRIEETMIGAGVAVALNIIFSAGKSSVKVKKTVIHAVARLKNLLEILQTAETTENLSFGLYEARQYVQCIRKDHVNIMQVIQSYRYTPFHREEREKIIEYSLMMNRLEHISFQIRGIARSLVDLSEAKNEWKQFSPVIHDVQICLNIFTRSIEEENNNLFRAALIMAVRETRLNFSHCFLSIQKAYEVPVPEVGAIFSDLGRILDELEDKFPDLNEKDTLFRRQLLKIGSASDE
- a CDS encoding aminotransferase-like domain-containing protein; the protein is MLTIDWQPNKKDPIPVYKQIFFYIKNKIHTGQWTVHSKLPPQRELADKLRVNRSTIRIALDELIAEGLLQSRVGSGIWVANNTWSLFTATKKVNWNAYVHTGFYLPNLPFIQEINRLEFDETLTRLGTGEISPNLLPTAQLNKILKTLPHKIQSFGYEEPKGLYYLRQQISQHLKKFGITASPASIMIVSGALQALQLICFGLLPNKANIYVEKPSYLMSLKLFQSMNLNFSELPMDDDGIQIEAFLHQQKYKYHSLLYTIPTFHNPTGILMGENRRQKLLSACQTAQLPILEDDVYRDLWLEKPPPPPLKALDTTGNVLYIDSLSKAVSPGLRIGWIVGPEPIIEKLADIKMQNDYGSSCLSQWTAAEWFATGCHETHLQKLRQELLLRRLTVVQVLDQHFKDIATWIIPKGGFYIWITLIEPIAMQQLFKNALAEHLLINPGSIYDNLSNHHLRISYAYADICDLKTGLYKLAKIIKKMNAKHSYKIGL
- a CDS encoding LysR family transcriptional regulator, translating into MELNQLEYFKTLAHINHFTQAAQSISVSQPALSRSIAKLENELGVPLFDRVGKTIKLTQYGQTFLIHVERALQEIANGKQALANLSEPDQGVVNLSFLHSLGNYLIPVLLSKFRKQYPKIQFSLNQNNSALLTSQLIDGDIDLCLCSTLMTTETLGWFSLCAEELFVVVPEKHHLAKRKSIHLSEIAHEPFITFKPMYGLRLLADQFFETASIRPKITFEGDEIMTVAGLVDANLGVALIPHIPGLEHLNIVFIPVAYPTCARPLGMAWNTNKFLSPAAKKFQQFVIDVFKNNDTLSLAPNYKELHE